One part of the Mariniflexile litorale genome encodes these proteins:
- a CDS encoding TonB-dependent receptor yields MKKIHRKDKKLLCLKFDLKMKLTTLFSIISFFSMLANTGYTQTITLNVEDAPISKIIDRIEATTEYRFVYNTKFVDLKRKVSIKAEDVNIENVLNDLFKKTSTSYKIINTQIVLKDKKEINTQSISEVSALNIQQYSIKGYITDINGQPLAGANIIEKGTINGAQSDFDGNYSLKVSNPNTTIVVSYVGFITKEVAINNQTDVNVSLLESAGVLDEVVVIGYGTVKKRDLTGAVSSVRSKEIGMSPVVSPIEAIQGRVAGLDITRNDGRAGSGFSILLRGNRSLQTDSEPVYIIDGIQGNINNLNPNDIASIDVLKDASSTAIYGISGANGVIIITTKKGEKGKIQVDFNSYISINSNPSYPSPLQGDAWLDYLREGYIASGLPTPDDRDAVLTGWGLNPSELNPYIDSSKYVDWADQTFRTGIQINNTLSIRGGNEKIQGSFSMGHNKTEGIYPGDDINVYTMRSDVNIQAAKWVKFGITTGLIYKDRNQNRSRVNKAFGLVPLGDVYNADGQINLYPTGNGQDIGEPSVLANNIPGTYLNSDKSTIITANPYIDFTLAKGLTLKSILGVTLSNSRFGEYESNHTYYKLTGSSAEERTARYNTGLGYGYNWENILNYETAIGDNHNFGATFITSYAYNQSEKSESSGAGFTSDKSLWYNLKAAPAHFLNTFYEMGKRSSYAGRLNYNYKGKYFITGSVRADGVTELTKGNEWDVFPAGAIAWRISDEDFMSEANWLSDLKLRIGYGVSGSRNIDPYTSLSGVTDTAPDLLDLGGGQVQTFIPTEFVGNDNLGWEKSYNMNIGIDFGLLRNRIYGAIEYYDTDSKDLIWDRPLPSTVGGVGPKTTFSQNANLAAMNNKGIELTLNSTNIRTKDFQWSTTLTFAKNTEKVTQVDLGNVEVEDLVALNLFIGHQRGVFYDYKKMGIWQLGEEADAAVFGLEPGDVKIESTLTRQSEGVWTRTVTDSEGVTTEETYTASDRYAISDQDKQIIGHKAPDWTAGLQNTFVYKAFDLSIFATARYGQMIDGELLGYMKYGSRNIPDIYNYWTPTNPTNDFPRPYISRSTSDSEPVQGLSIVDGSYFKIKNITLGYTLPEHLTSKIGLTNLRVYGTVYNSLIIAKSHLLDGLDPESGASDSFPLYKQMVFGLNVSF; encoded by the coding sequence ATGAAAAAAATTCATAGAAAAGACAAAAAACTGCTTTGTCTAAAATTTGATTTAAAAATGAAATTAACAACTCTTTTTTCAATTATATCATTCTTTAGCATGTTAGCAAACACAGGCTACACACAAACAATCACTTTGAATGTTGAGGATGCGCCTATCTCTAAAATTATAGATAGAATTGAGGCGACAACCGAATATAGATTTGTTTACAACACAAAATTTGTGGATTTAAAACGCAAAGTTTCAATTAAAGCTGAAGACGTTAATATTGAAAATGTTTTAAATGATTTGTTTAAAAAAACAAGTACCTCTTATAAAATAATAAATACTCAAATTGTTTTAAAAGACAAAAAAGAAATAAACACACAATCAATTTCTGAAGTAAGTGCATTAAATATCCAACAATATAGCATAAAGGGCTATATTACAGATATTAATGGACAACCTCTAGCAGGTGCCAATATTATAGAAAAAGGCACTATTAATGGTGCACAATCTGATTTTGATGGTAATTACTCATTAAAAGTATCAAATCCTAATACCACAATTGTTGTTTCTTATGTCGGGTTTATTACCAAAGAAGTAGCGATTAACAACCAAACAGATGTAAATGTCTCTTTATTAGAAAGCGCAGGTGTGCTAGACGAAGTGGTTGTAATTGGTTATGGTACTGTAAAGAAACGTGATTTAACTGGAGCCGTTTCTTCTGTAAGAAGTAAAGAAATAGGCATGTCTCCTGTAGTTAGTCCTATAGAAGCTATTCAAGGTCGAGTGGCAGGGTTAGATATTACTCGTAATGATGGACGTGCTGGTTCAGGATTCAGTATATTACTTCGTGGTAATCGGTCGTTACAAACTGATAGTGAACCTGTTTATATCATTGATGGAATCCAAGGAAATATTAATAATTTAAACCCCAATGACATTGCTTCTATAGATGTTTTAAAAGATGCTTCATCCACTGCTATCTATGGTATCTCGGGTGCTAATGGTGTTATTATCATTACAACTAAAAAAGGAGAAAAGGGAAAAATTCAAGTAGATTTTAATTCTTATATAAGTATCAATAGCAATCCCTCTTATCCGAGTCCTTTACAAGGAGATGCTTGGCTAGATTATCTAAGAGAAGGGTATATTGCGTCTGGATTGCCTACACCTGACGACAGGGATGCCGTACTTACCGGATGGGGGTTAAATCCTTCTGAACTTAACCCATATATTGATAGTTCAAAATATGTTGATTGGGCAGATCAAACCTTTAGAACAGGTATTCAAATAAACAATACACTCTCTATACGCGGAGGTAATGAAAAAATACAGGGTAGCTTTTCTATGGGTCATAACAAAACTGAAGGCATTTACCCAGGAGACGATATTAACGTTTATACCATGCGTAGTGATGTGAATATTCAAGCTGCAAAATGGGTCAAATTTGGAATTACAACAGGGTTAATATACAAAGATAGAAACCAAAATAGAAGTCGTGTAAACAAAGCTTTTGGATTAGTGCCTCTTGGTGATGTTTACAATGCAGATGGACAAATTAATCTATATCCTACAGGAAACGGACAGGATATTGGCGAGCCAAGTGTACTTGCTAATAATATCCCAGGTACTTATTTAAATAGTGACAAGTCAACAATCATTACAGCAAATCCATATATTGATTTCACTTTGGCTAAAGGCTTAACACTTAAATCTATTTTAGGGGTAACGCTATCAAACAGCCGTTTTGGAGAATATGAAAGTAATCATACCTATTATAAACTCACAGGGAGTTCTGCTGAAGAAAGAACAGCTCGGTATAATACTGGTTTAGGATATGGATATAACTGGGAAAACATTTTAAATTATGAAACAGCTATTGGAGATAATCATAACTTTGGAGCTACCTTTATTACTTCGTATGCATACAATCAAAGTGAAAAATCGGAATCCTCAGGTGCGGGCTTTACTTCAGACAAAAGTTTATGGTATAATTTAAAAGCTGCTCCAGCACATTTTCTTAACACGTTTTATGAAATGGGTAAACGTTCTTCTTATGCTGGAAGGTTAAATTATAATTATAAAGGCAAATATTTTATAACCGGTTCAGTAAGAGCTGATGGGGTAACCGAACTAACAAAGGGTAATGAATGGGATGTATTTCCTGCTGGAGCTATCGCTTGGAGAATTTCTGATGAAGATTTTATGAGTGAAGCTAATTGGCTAAGTGATTTAAAGCTGCGGATTGGTTATGGTGTTTCTGGAAGCAGAAATATAGATCCTTATACATCACTTTCCGGCGTTACTGATACTGCACCAGATTTATTAGATCTTGGAGGAGGACAGGTACAAACATTTATACCTACAGAATTTGTTGGCAACGACAATCTTGGGTGGGAAAAATCATACAACATGAATATAGGTATTGATTTTGGTTTGCTACGCAATAGAATTTATGGTGCAATAGAATATTATGATACAGATTCAAAAGATTTGATTTGGGATAGACCTCTTCCTTCAACCGTTGGTGGCGTAGGTCCAAAGACAACATTTAGTCAGAATGCCAATCTTGCTGCAATGAATAATAAAGGAATTGAATTAACATTAAATAGTACAAATATTCGAACAAAAGATTTTCAATGGTCTACAACCTTAACTTTTGCTAAAAACACAGAAAAAGTAACTCAAGTTGATTTAGGAAACGTAGAGGTTGAAGATTTAGTTGCACTTAATTTATTCATAGGGCACCAAAGGGGGGTATTCTATGATTATAAAAAAATGGGGATCTGGCAATTAGGAGAGGAAGCTGATGCTGCCGTATTTGGTTTAGAACCTGGTGATGTGAAGATTGAGTCGACTTTAACAAGACAATCTGAAGGCGTATGGACTAGAACTGTAACCGATAGTGAAGGTGTTACTACAGAAGAAACATATACTGCCTCTGACCGTTATGCAATAAGCGATCAAGACAAACAAATTATTGGTCATAAAGCCCCTGATTGGACTGCCGGTTTGCAAAATACTTTTGTATACAAAGCATTTGATTTAAGTATTTTTGCAACAGCTCGTTATGGCCAAATGATTGATGGTGAATTACTAGGATATATGAAATATGGAAGTCGTAATATCCCTGACATATACAATTATTGGACACCAACAAACCCAACAAACGATTTTCCAAGACCTTATATTAGTAGAAGTACAAGTGATTCTGAACCTGTTCAAGGTCTTAGTATTGTAGATGGTTCTTATTTTAAAATTAAGAATATTACACTTGGTTATACACTTCCTGAACATTTAACAAGTAAAATTGGATTAACCAATTTAAGAGTTTACGGTACCGTTTATAATTCATTAATTATTGCTAAAAGCCACTTATTAGATGGGTTAGATCCTGAATCAGGAGCTTCTGATTCGTTTCCTTTATACAAACAAATGGTTTTTGGTCTAAATGTATCATTTTAA
- a CDS encoding FecR domain-containing protein, whose translation MNNINSHVSNLISNYISKDISEKEFHELKSWLHEDSKNEQFFIDHLQIYKKVRRIQFAKILDEDAAWNNIVSKLKHSLEEDVTTKKSTSKSKYIKLIPVISKYAAIAIIFLTISYFYQNDYFGSDEKAVIPSDQITLQFENGTVQIINEDGSTQLVDTKGTIVGTQKGNQLVYNNNIEKETLVYNTLTVPYGKRFEIQLSDGTNVHLNAGTSLKYPVKFIKGEKRQVFLNGEAFFSVAKDIKHPFIVNAENLNVEVLGTEFNVSAYTEDTDTEVVLVEGSVGMYKDSQTIKEGTMLLPGTKGSLNKESLNITTKKVNTLIYTSWRQGGLFFRNIPFKNIVKKMERHFNKKIIITNKLLENETFNANFNDEPIENILSYFNDSFNIKYNIKNNIIYIN comes from the coding sequence ATGAACAATATTAATTCCCATGTTTCAAATCTTATTTCAAATTATATTTCTAAAGATATAAGTGAAAAAGAATTCCATGAATTAAAGTCATGGTTGCACGAAGATTCAAAAAATGAACAATTTTTTATTGATCATTTACAAATTTACAAGAAAGTAAGAAGAATACAATTTGCTAAAATTCTGGATGAAGACGCCGCATGGAATAATATAGTTTCAAAACTTAAGCACTCACTAGAAGAAGATGTAACAACTAAAAAGTCAACTTCAAAATCTAAATACATAAAATTAATCCCTGTAATTTCAAAATATGCTGCCATAGCAATTATATTTTTAACTATTAGCTATTTCTACCAAAATGATTATTTTGGTAGTGACGAAAAAGCTGTTATTCCTTCAGATCAAATCACACTTCAGTTTGAAAATGGTACTGTTCAAATTATTAATGAAGATGGTTCTACACAATTAGTCGATACCAAAGGTACTATAGTTGGAACTCAAAAGGGAAACCAACTTGTATACAACAATAACATTGAAAAAGAAACCTTAGTTTATAATACTCTAACCGTGCCATATGGAAAACGATTTGAAATTCAATTGTCAGACGGCACTAATGTACACTTAAACGCAGGTACTTCTTTAAAATATCCCGTTAAGTTTATTAAAGGAGAAAAACGTCAAGTATTTTTAAATGGAGAAGCCTTTTTCTCGGTAGCTAAAGACATTAAGCATCCTTTTATAGTAAATGCAGAGAATTTAAATGTTGAAGTTCTTGGAACAGAGTTTAATGTATCTGCATATACTGAAGATACAGATACAGAAGTTGTTCTCGTTGAAGGTTCTGTTGGAATGTATAAAGATTCTCAAACAATAAAAGAAGGGACTATGCTATTACCTGGTACCAAAGGCTCTCTTAATAAAGAAAGCTTAAACATAACAACTAAAAAAGTAAACACTTTAATATATACCTCATGGAGGCAAGGAGGTTTGTTTTTTAGAAATATCCCTTTTAAGAATATAGTTAAAAAAATGGAGCGTCATTTTAATAAGAAAATTATTATTACAAATAAGCTATTAGAAAATGAAACCTTTAATGCCAATTTTAATGACGAACCAATAGAGAACATATTAAGCTATTTCAATGATAGTTTTAATATAAAATATAACATAAAAAACAACATTATTTACATAAACTAA
- a CDS encoding Gfo/Idh/MocA family oxidoreductase, with the protein MKNSRRNFLASLSMLAAYSAFPVSSFHFGISKKLKIVLVGTGIRGTSFWGKRLVDEYSDILEFVGLCDINPGRLEFAKKFIGTNCPTFVDFDAMLKKTKPDLIIVTTVDANHHEFIIKGLESGFDVLTEKPLTTDETKAQAILNAEKKSGKNLIVGFNYRWSPYSTKIKELLANNTIGKITSVDFHWYLNTYHGASYFRRWHGEKEHSNSLWVHKATHHFDLLNWWINSDPEEVYAYGSLDHYGANGPFRGTNCRTCDHKTNCDYFWDITKDKRMMDLYVANEKHDGYIRDNCLFRENIDIYDKMSAQIQYANNVTVNYSLTTYSPFEGWRLAFNGTEGRIEASLDIPYNNKTEISQAEMHAKEMEQNALEEANTESIIVHKLWKNFDTVLVPTEKGGHGGGDKRLHDKIFKTPNEKDPYERAAGSRDGVMSAIIGIAARKSIESNTPIKIASLTDIKPSANRT; encoded by the coding sequence ATGAAAAATTCAAGACGTAATTTTCTAGCATCCCTTAGTATGTTAGCGGCATATAGCGCTTTTCCAGTGAGTTCATTTCATTTTGGAATATCTAAAAAACTTAAAATAGTTTTAGTTGGAACAGGTATTCGAGGTACTAGTTTTTGGGGAAAACGATTGGTTGATGAGTATTCAGATATTTTAGAGTTTGTAGGGCTTTGTGATATAAATCCTGGACGTTTAGAATTTGCAAAAAAATTTATTGGTACTAATTGTCCAACTTTTGTTGATTTTGATGCCATGCTAAAAAAAACAAAACCCGATTTAATAATAGTAACTACTGTAGATGCTAACCACCACGAATTCATTATTAAAGGACTGGAATCTGGCTTTGACGTACTTACCGAAAAACCATTAACAACTGATGAGACTAAAGCACAGGCTATATTAAATGCTGAAAAAAAATCGGGTAAAAACCTCATCGTTGGTTTTAATTATAGATGGAGTCCCTACAGTACAAAAATTAAAGAATTATTAGCTAACAATACTATTGGAAAAATTACTTCAGTCGATTTTCATTGGTATTTAAATACCTATCATGGAGCTTCTTATTTTAGAAGGTGGCATGGTGAAAAAGAACACAGCAACTCCCTTTGGGTACACAAAGCAACCCATCATTTTGATCTTTTAAATTGGTGGATTAATTCAGACCCCGAAGAGGTTTATGCATATGGAAGTTTAGACCATTATGGTGCCAACGGCCCTTTTAGAGGCACTAATTGTAGAACTTGCGACCATAAAACCAACTGCGATTATTTTTGGGATATTACAAAAGACAAACGTATGATGGATTTATACGTTGCTAACGAAAAGCATGATGGTTATATAAGAGACAATTGCTTGTTTAGAGAAAACATAGATATTTACGATAAAATGTCGGCTCAAATTCAATACGCTAATAATGTTACAGTAAACTATTCCTTAACTACTTACTCACCATTTGAGGGCTGGAGATTAGCTTTTAATGGTACCGAAGGCCGAATTGAGGCATCATTAGATATACCATACAACAACAAAACAGAAATTAGTCAAGCAGAAATGCATGCTAAAGAAATGGAACAAAATGCTTTGGAAGAAGCCAACACCGAATCAATAATTGTTCACAAATTATGGAAAAATTTTGACACCGTTTTAGTACCAACTGAAAAAGGCGGTCATGGTGGTGGCGACAAGCGTTTACACGATAAAATATTTAAAACACCAAACGAAAAAGACCCGTATGAAAGAGCTGCTGGCAGTAGAGACGGCGTTATGTCCGCCATAATAGGCATTGCTGCTAGAAAAAGTATAGAGTCTAACACACCAATTAAAATTGCAAGTTTAACAGATATTAAACCTTCTGCTAATCGAACGTAA
- a CDS encoding glycosyl hydrolase family 28 protein, whose translation MHKHLFFGILLLITQNVISQIKEPIYDVRDFGAKGDGVTNDQKAIQEAIDACTKNGGTVLFKNGVFLTGQIKLVSNMVLNIDSTATILGIKSDDEAHYPHHLIETEYPNRMLQDCQRRLIYGNKVENVIITGGGTLNGQGDYEPWMHVKELGTEKDRPSILAFVGAKNITVSNIELIKPACWTQVYIESKNITIKNIKVNTGNLTPNRDGIDIVDCHDVLIEDCFIESEDDGICFKSGSEFGCKNIVVRRCTIDKLNVNAGNCFKLGTDGLGSFLNFEISDLTLKNAYQNSAIVIESMDGAVIDNINIKNTNITNCGHAIFILLADRKRTVPDRNPRIGTISNINFKNIKGDNFTQQYPSIITGIPGHNIQNITFENIDFNLKGGIKTTNQTVMEYDGKYPEGSKFGNTNAYAFFIRHTDEVSFINCKTTTESKDARPWLIQNNVKNVTIKNTN comes from the coding sequence ATGCATAAACATCTATTTTTTGGCATACTATTACTTATCACCCAAAATGTTATTTCTCAAATAAAAGAACCTATTTACGACGTTCGCGATTTTGGCGCTAAAGGAGACGGAGTAACCAACGACCAAAAAGCAATTCAAGAAGCTATAGACGCCTGTACAAAAAATGGTGGTACCGTATTATTTAAAAACGGAGTTTTTTTAACAGGGCAAATCAAACTTGTTAGCAACATGGTCCTAAATATTGATTCTACAGCAACTATTTTAGGTATTAAATCTGATGATGAAGCTCATTATCCACATCATCTTATAGAAACAGAATATCCAAACCGTATGTTACAAGATTGCCAAAGAAGGCTAATCTATGGTAATAAGGTTGAAAATGTGATAATAACCGGAGGTGGAACCCTTAACGGCCAAGGTGATTATGAACCCTGGATGCATGTTAAAGAATTGGGTACTGAAAAAGACAGACCTTCCATTCTCGCTTTTGTGGGAGCAAAAAATATAACTGTTTCAAATATTGAACTCATTAAACCTGCTTGTTGGACTCAAGTTTATATAGAATCTAAAAATATTACTATTAAAAATATCAAAGTAAATACAGGGAATTTAACTCCAAATAGAGATGGTATTGATATAGTAGACTGTCATGATGTTTTAATTGAAGATTGTTTTATAGAGTCTGAAGACGATGGTATTTGTTTTAAAAGTGGTAGCGAATTTGGTTGTAAAAACATTGTGGTACGAAGATGCACCATAGATAAACTAAATGTGAATGCGGGCAATTGTTTTAAATTAGGAACCGATGGATTAGGTAGTTTTTTGAATTTTGAAATTTCAGATTTAACTCTTAAAAATGCATATCAAAATTCCGCTATAGTCATCGAATCTATGGATGGTGCTGTAATCGATAACATTAATATTAAGAACACTAACATTACTAATTGCGGACATGCTATTTTTATTCTTTTAGCTGACAGAAAAAGAACAGTACCCGACAGAAATCCTCGAATAGGAACTATTTCAAACATTAACTTTAAAAACATTAAAGGAGATAATTTCACACAGCAATATCCCTCAATCATTACAGGAATACCTGGTCATAACATTCAAAATATAACTTTTGAAAATATAGATTTCAACCTAAAAGGCGGCATAAAAACAACCAATCAAACCGTTATGGAATATGATGGTAAATATCCTGAAGGAAGCAAATTTGGAAACACAAATGCGTATGCTTTTTTTATCAGACATACCGATGAAGTTTCTTTTATAAATTGTAAAACTACCACAGAATCAAAAGATGCTCGTCCGTGGTTAATACAAAATAACGTTAAAAACGTTACTATTAAAAACACCAACTAA
- a CDS encoding RNA polymerase sigma-70 factor: MENNETNHSKHFLSLLKKGDTNTFKIIFDTYYKRLYAFSLQYTEDSFAAEEIVEETLLKLWQKRHKLEKIENLKSYLYSMVRNASIDHLKKEKKFVRLDTKKHDAISLKEQFIIEEETHAILFQALETLPTKCRKVFELSCLDGIKYKDIAEDLQISINTVKSQRARAIGLLKLYLKNHHFIQILLASL; the protein is encoded by the coding sequence TTGGAAAATAATGAAACAAATCATTCTAAACATTTTCTTTCTCTCTTAAAAAAGGGTGATACAAATACATTTAAAATTATTTTCGATACCTATTACAAAAGGCTCTATGCATTTTCATTACAATACACTGAAGATAGCTTTGCAGCCGAAGAAATTGTTGAAGAAACGCTACTTAAACTTTGGCAAAAACGACATAAATTAGAAAAAATAGAAAATTTGAAATCCTATTTGTATTCTATGGTCAGAAATGCATCCATTGATCATCTGAAAAAGGAAAAAAAATTTGTGCGTTTAGATACTAAAAAACATGATGCCATATCTTTAAAAGAACAATTTATAATAGAAGAAGAAACACATGCCATTTTATTTCAAGCTTTAGAAACTTTACCAACAAAATGCAGAAAAGTATTTGAATTATCATGTCTAGACGGTATAAAATATAAAGACATTGCGGAAGATCTTCAGATTAGTATAAACACCGTAAAGTCTCAACGTGCTCGAGCGATTGGATTACTTAAATTGTATTTAAAAAACCATCATTTTATTCAAATATTATTAGCTTCTTTATAA
- a CDS encoding Gfo/Idh/MocA family oxidoreductase: protein MQPINTALCSYGMSGHVFHAPFISVNPQFNLYGVFERTKNEAQQHYPSIKTFRSLDDMLADDNIELVVVNTPNITHFDFSKKAINAGKHLVIEKPFTVTVAEAEALIQLAKEKNVLISVYHNRRYDSDFKTVQKVLNEGLLGDIVEAEFHYDRFDPALSYKTHKETPTEGVGSLYDLGSHLIDQALQLFGIPKSINADLDSFRPNSKVGDYFDVKLFYPSHRVILKSSYYVREPLPGNILHGTKGSFIKTKADVQEKELQADKKPNTVNWGIEPDSEKGLLHTEKDGKIIKEHIPTLQGNYMEYYNGIYEAIRNNKSVPVSAEDGTLVIKIIEAAVKSNKEKRIIEL from the coding sequence ATGCAACCAATTAACACGGCTTTGTGCTCGTATGGTATGAGCGGTCATGTATTTCATGCGCCTTTTATTTCTGTAAACCCTCAATTTAATTTATACGGTGTTTTTGAAAGAACAAAAAACGAAGCACAGCAACACTATCCTTCAATTAAAACATTTCGTTCTTTAGATGATATGTTAGCCGATGATAATATTGAACTAGTTGTGGTTAACACTCCCAATATTACTCACTTCGATTTTTCAAAAAAAGCCATCAATGCCGGTAAACATTTGGTGATAGAAAAACCTTTTACAGTAACAGTTGCCGAAGCCGAAGCCTTAATTCAATTAGCAAAAGAAAAAAATGTTTTGATATCGGTTTATCATAATAGACGTTACGATAGCGATTTCAAAACGGTACAGAAAGTTTTAAATGAAGGTTTATTAGGTGATATTGTAGAAGCAGAATTTCATTATGATCGTTTCGATCCTGCTTTAAGCTATAAAACGCACAAAGAAACACCAACTGAAGGCGTAGGAAGCTTATATGATTTAGGTTCGCATTTAATAGACCAAGCATTGCAATTATTTGGCATCCCAAAATCTATTAATGCAGATTTAGATTCCTTTAGACCCAATTCAAAAGTGGGCGATTATTTCGATGTGAAATTATTCTACCCTTCACACCGCGTCATCCTTAAATCAAGCTACTATGTTCGTGAACCTTTACCAGGAAACATTCTACATGGCACTAAAGGATCGTTTATAAAAACAAAAGCTGATGTTCAAGAAAAAGAACTTCAAGCAGACAAAAAGCCAAATACAGTAAATTGGGGAATTGAACCCGATTCAGAAAAAGGGCTACTACACACCGAAAAGGATGGAAAAATAATAAAAGAACACATTCCAACTTTACAAGGAAATTATATGGAATATTACAATGGTATTTATGAAGCCATTAGAAATAATAAATCCGTACCAGTTTCTGCCGAAGATGGCACCCTTGTTATTAAAATTATTGAAGCCGCTGTAAAAAGTAATAAAGAAAAAAGAATCATAGAATTATAA
- a CDS encoding RagB/SusD family nutrient uptake outer membrane protein — translation MKNILNLKRTLSVLFIVLLTASCDLDEVNRDIQDTDLVYTSVVGYEGVINYAYNSLYYFYGKIDGIGPLEMGTDLWWAESKYTEHAQYNSGLNTNHGFNKNFWQGFYASINYANLAIYYADQVTDYTEEKRNEKVAEAHFIRGWSYLQIVEQYGGVVLRTLPSSIDPELENFPVRSTELQFYELILSDLEFAAEHLPISQGAEKGRASKKAALGMLAKAYLQRTRLGDETVYAAKALAVAKDLIDNQVAYGCGLWESTATESGYAQLWDGPNNKGNKEFLFLESIDPNDETRANADGTNRGRTRQYYLMDLRYIGEEWGTTQKNCSWYGRANDRGYKPTKYLLTEIFTPEKDPADTRFENTFFTEYYNSRWSDFEISSDVLNKYGKDPALAGHIIKNTAATYYNGEVYYDGRTVYQPTVNASGNVNMVDDDSDGYLDGLSMFTPNYPMTASEKYSSPFLLVTPDEMFDASGKWVTDASSSLGAYYKNCYPSFNKLSSIHWIYNNQRWLGDIPILRLGDVYLLAAEAALRVNNDQATAAGYVNTIRKRAAITSRQNDMVVPDNEVTLDFILAERARELAGEQVRWEDLKRFGKLNNTYLNTTNPDIINFVDDKHILRPIPQAFLDAIGNADEFGTNGY, via the coding sequence ATGAAAAATATATTGAATTTAAAAAGAACATTATCAGTACTATTTATAGTATTGTTAACAGCTTCATGTGATTTAGATGAAGTGAATCGAGACATTCAAGATACTGATTTGGTTTACACCTCAGTCGTAGGGTATGAAGGCGTAATTAACTATGCTTACAATAGTTTGTACTACTTCTATGGTAAAATAGATGGTATTGGGCCCCTTGAAATGGGCACAGATTTATGGTGGGCTGAGTCTAAATACACAGAACATGCACAGTATAATAGTGGTTTAAATACCAATCATGGTTTTAACAAAAATTTTTGGCAAGGTTTTTATGCGTCTATTAACTACGCCAACTTAGCTATTTATTATGCCGATCAGGTTACTGATTATACAGAAGAAAAAAGAAATGAGAAAGTAGCAGAAGCTCATTTTATTAGAGGCTGGTCGTATTTACAAATTGTTGAACAATATGGCGGTGTGGTACTTCGTACTTTACCTTCATCAATTGATCCAGAATTGGAAAACTTCCCTGTTCGTAGTACCGAACTTCAATTTTACGAATTAATACTTAGTGATTTAGAATTTGCCGCAGAACACCTTCCTATTTCTCAGGGTGCTGAAAAAGGTCGTGCTTCAAAAAAAGCCGCACTTGGTATGCTTGCAAAAGCTTATCTTCAAAGAACCCGTTTAGGTGACGAAACTGTTTATGCTGCAAAAGCATTAGCTGTTGCAAAAGATCTGATTGATAATCAAGTGGCCTATGGTTGCGGTCTTTGGGAAAGCACTGCTACAGAATCGGGATATGCACAATTGTGGGATGGTCCAAATAATAAAGGTAATAAAGAGTTTTTGTTTTTAGAGTCTATTGATCCCAATGATGAGACGAGAGCGAATGCGGATGGAACTAACCGAGGACGTACACGTCAATACTACCTAATGGACTTGAGGTATATTGGAGAAGAATGGGGTACAACACAAAAAAATTGCTCATGGTATGGAAGAGCGAACGATAGAGGTTATAAACCAACGAAATATTTATTAACAGAGATTTTTACTCCCGAAAAAGACCCAGCAGATACACGTTTTGAAAACACGTTCTTTACAGAATATTACAACTCTAGGTGGTCTGATTTTGAAATTAGTAGCGACGTATTGAATAAATATGGTAAAGACCCTGCATTAGCTGGTCATATTATAAAAAACACAGCAGCCACTTATTACAATGGCGAAGTATATTATGACGGAAGAACTGTTTATCAACCAACAGTAAATGCTTCAGGTAATGTTAATATGGTAGATGACGACTCTGATGGATACCTTGATGGACTTTCTATGTTTACACCAAATTACCCAATGACAGCTAGTGAAAAATATTCATCACCATTCCTTCTCGTTACTCCAGATGAAATGTTTGATGCTAGTGGTAAATGGGTAACTGATGCGTCTTCCTCTTTAGGTGCTTATTATAAAAATTGTTATCCTTCTTTTAATAAATTATCATCTATTCACTGGATTTATAACAATCAAAGATGGCTTGGAGATATTCCAATTCTTCGTTTAGGTGATGTTTATCTATTAGCAGCCGAAGCTGCACTTAGAGTGAATAATGATCAGGCAACAGCTGCTGGTTATGTTAATACCATAAGAAAACGTGCAGCTATAACGAGTCGCCAAAACGACATGGTAGTTCCTGATAATGAGGTTACACTCGATTTTATTTTAGCCGAACGCGCACGGGAGTTGGCAGGAGAACAAGTGCGTTGGGAAGACTTAAAACGATTTGGTAAACTCAATAATACTTATCTTAATACAACAAACCCAGATATCATAAATTTTGTTGATGATAAGCATATTTTAAGACCAATTCCTCAAGCATTCCTTGACGCTATAGGTAATGCAGATGAATTTGGTACAAATGGATATTAA